From a single Candidatus Lernaella stagnicola genomic region:
- the hfq gene encoding RNA chaperone Hfq → MINKKIRINVQDQFINSMRKERVPVTVELITGEKLDGLIKSFDNYCVVVEAERLHLIYKHAIANINIDKTIKVGFMAG, encoded by the coding sequence ATGATAAACAAAAAAATACGCATCAACGTTCAGGATCAGTTCATCAATTCCATGCGAAAAGAACGTGTCCCGGTTACCGTTGAATTGATTACCGGCGAAAAACTGGACGGGTTAATCAAGAGCTTCGACAATTACTGTGTGGTCGTCGAGGCCGAACGGTTACATCTCATCTACAAGCATGCCATTGCCAACATCAACATCGACAAAACGATCAAAGTCGGCTTCATGGCCGGTTGA
- the hflX gene encoding GTPase HflX has translation MPTSTSTKRSKSASWPVEEARRLTGNDDADGPRALLVGCRVRSEDRDIVAESLTELARLVDTAGAIEVGCVKCEVKRPVPATFVGRGAIDRIAKQLAELDVPVRCVVFDVDLTATQQRNLESRLEVMVIDRTGIILDIFAKRAQTREGKLQVELAQYQYLLPRLRGLWTHLSRQGAGIGTRGPGETDLEIDRRRIRQRIAGLKKKLEKVRMTRELHRSERRKSQVQTVALVGYTNAGKSTLLNACTDADVLIEDRLFATLDPTAREIALPGNVKAVMVDTVGFIQRLPHQLVESFKATLEEVTLADLIVHVVDASHPRMEQQVGAVAEVLHEIGATDQAMVYVFNKADLVIQKPWLDRLVAAHQPAVAVSARDGSNLDDFRNQLALTLGRHRRRAVFRVPLARPDVLHILRTRAEVIADDIDGQHVVLTLRIGERLAGRWREFRIEENGS, from the coding sequence TTGCCAACATCAACATCGACAAAACGATCAAAGTCGGCTTCATGGCCGGTTGAAGAGGCCCGGCGACTGACCGGTAATGACGACGCGGACGGTCCGCGCGCCTTACTCGTCGGTTGCCGCGTTCGCTCTGAAGATCGTGACATTGTAGCCGAATCACTCACCGAACTTGCACGGCTGGTCGATACCGCCGGCGCGATCGAGGTCGGCTGCGTCAAATGCGAAGTCAAACGACCCGTACCGGCCACTTTCGTCGGCCGGGGCGCTATCGATCGCATTGCCAAACAACTCGCCGAATTGGACGTGCCGGTCCGTTGCGTCGTCTTCGATGTCGACTTGACGGCCACCCAGCAACGCAATTTGGAAAGTCGCCTCGAGGTGATGGTCATCGACCGCACCGGCATTATCCTGGACATCTTCGCCAAGCGGGCGCAAACCCGAGAAGGCAAACTGCAGGTCGAGTTGGCCCAATACCAATATTTACTGCCGCGGCTGCGCGGCTTGTGGACCCACCTGTCGCGGCAGGGCGCGGGCATCGGCACGCGCGGCCCCGGCGAAACCGACCTGGAAATCGATCGTCGCCGCATTCGCCAGCGGATCGCCGGTTTGAAAAAAAAGTTGGAGAAGGTTCGGATGACCCGTGAATTGCACCGCTCCGAACGCCGAAAAAGCCAGGTGCAGACCGTGGCGCTCGTCGGTTACACCAACGCCGGTAAGTCGACGCTGCTCAACGCCTGCACCGACGCCGACGTGCTGATCGAAGACCGCCTCTTTGCCACCCTCGACCCCACGGCGAGGGAAATCGCGCTGCCCGGTAATGTCAAAGCGGTGATGGTCGATACCGTCGGCTTCATTCAGCGCCTGCCGCACCAACTCGTCGAAAGTTTCAAGGCCACCTTGGAGGAAGTCACGCTGGCCGACTTGATCGTGCACGTGGTGGACGCGTCGCATCCGCGCATGGAACAGCAGGTCGGCGCCGTGGCCGAGGTGTTGCACGAAATCGGCGCGACCGATCAGGCGATGGTCTATGTGTTCAACAAAGCCGATCTCGTGATTCAGAAACCCTGGTTGGATCGCCTCGTCGCCGCGCATCAGCCCGCGGTGGCCGTCAGCGCCCGGGACGGCTCGAATCTCGACGATTTCCGCAACCAACTGGCACTCACGTTGGGGCGTCACCGGCGGCGAGCCGTGTTCCGTGTTCCCTTGGCCAGGCCGGACGTGCTGCATATCCTGCGCACGCGGGCCGAAGTGATAGCCGACGACATCGACGGACAGCACGTCGTGTTGACGTTGCGGATCGGCGAACGCCTAGCCGGGCGGTGGCGGGAGTTTCGCATAGAGGAGAACGGAAGTTGA
- a CDS encoding AI-2E family transporter — translation MGFLKDVWANKWVKLAVLSAGLFVLGYFVFRLSTILTALAISWVLAYICDPVVDFMEARRIPRTAGVVILAVVLAMVVVAINLVLVPVAVNEFRELGRNMPDYGTLLTERWLPGLENTLGIDLPRTEQEIRQFFTDHRDTVNQVAEAIRSPLTDFAKNALSSVMAFVIGLLTLVVIPVAWFFLLRDIDRINSGIASLVPARRREGFVTFMKEVDGIVSNFLRGQFTVALILAALYSLGLWLIADVPLGLVIGVTAGVVSIVPYLGVVLGIIPALIMAFLQHQDIKHPLLVIAVFAGAQALEGNVITPKIIGDKLGLHPVTIIFALLVGAELLGVFGMLIAIPVAAVLQVLMVRYIQRYKQGEFFNRGPR, via the coding sequence ATGGGTTTCCTCAAGGACGTGTGGGCCAACAAATGGGTTAAGCTGGCGGTACTTAGCGCCGGCTTGTTCGTCCTGGGATATTTCGTGTTCCGCCTCTCCACGATTCTCACCGCACTGGCGATTTCCTGGGTGCTTGCCTATATCTGCGACCCCGTCGTCGATTTCATGGAAGCGCGCCGCATACCCCGAACCGCCGGCGTCGTCATCCTCGCCGTGGTGCTTGCGATGGTCGTGGTGGCGATCAATCTCGTTCTGGTGCCGGTGGCGGTAAACGAATTTCGCGAGTTGGGCCGAAACATGCCCGACTACGGCACCCTGCTTACCGAGCGTTGGTTACCCGGCCTTGAGAATACGCTGGGCATTGATTTGCCCCGCACCGAGCAGGAAATCCGTCAGTTCTTCACCGATCATCGCGATACCGTCAACCAAGTCGCCGAAGCGATTCGCTCCCCACTGACCGACTTCGCGAAAAACGCGCTGTCCAGCGTCATGGCCTTTGTGATCGGCTTACTGACGCTCGTGGTGATCCCGGTGGCGTGGTTTTTTCTGCTGCGCGATATTGACCGTATCAACAGCGGCATCGCTTCATTGGTACCCGCGCGAAGGCGGGAAGGTTTCGTCACCTTCATGAAGGAAGTGGACGGGATCGTCTCGAACTTCCTGCGCGGGCAATTCACCGTCGCGTTGATTCTCGCGGCGCTCTATTCACTCGGACTGTGGCTGATTGCCGACGTGCCGCTGGGCTTGGTGATCGGCGTCACGGCCGGGGTCGTTTCCATCGTGCCCTATCTGGGCGTTGTGCTGGGAATCATCCCGGCGTTGATCATGGCCTTCCTGCAGCACCAGGATATCAAGCACCCGCTGCTCGTCATCGCCGTATTCGCCGGCGCCCAGGCGTTGGAAGGCAACGTGATCACCCCGAAAATTATCGGCGACAAGCTGGGCTTGCACCCCGTGACGATCATTTTCGCCTTGCTCGTCGGGGCCGAATTGCTTGGCGTGTTCGGTATGTTGATCGCCATTCCCGTCGCGGCGGTCCTGCAGGTTTTGATGGTGAGATACATCCAGCGCTACAAGCAGGGAGAATTCTTCAACCGTGGCCCGCGGTGA
- a CDS encoding phosphodiester glycosidase family protein: MARGERRRRIRFGPPILLGIILVGVFLFVTKPQWLVGLVTQYVEERRQDNRPLVNSEVGKWKELEPGLDYRRVRLRRQGGLFTGFHLAMVRVNPALLDIRIVFVPSEKLPLENMSAVAQRTGAVALMNASYFEADMKVMGLLVSGGKVLSPLRQGGRVHHGVFFVRGRKAYLKHRSNVNPAAMDEAFQAGPWLVTDGKPRLRFRNADVVTRRSVLGVDAKGRVVFAATDAILGGLTLPELAGLLGGPEPEGLEMWRVINCDGGTSTQMMLRHRRKSLTIRSSIHVPVYLGVFPRKKKTE, from the coding sequence GTGGCCCGCGGTGAGCGCCGCCGCCGGATCCGTTTCGGACCCCCGATTCTGCTCGGGATCATCCTCGTAGGTGTGTTTCTCTTCGTCACCAAACCTCAATGGCTCGTCGGCCTGGTCACCCAATACGTCGAAGAACGTCGCCAAGACAATCGCCCCTTAGTTAACTCCGAAGTCGGCAAATGGAAAGAACTCGAGCCCGGACTCGATTACCGCCGCGTGCGACTTCGCCGGCAGGGCGGTTTGTTTACCGGTTTCCATTTGGCCATGGTGCGCGTGAATCCCGCTCTCCTCGACATTCGCATCGTCTTTGTTCCCAGTGAGAAACTGCCCTTGGAAAATATGTCCGCCGTCGCTCAGCGTACCGGTGCGGTCGCGCTCATGAACGCCAGCTACTTCGAGGCCGACATGAAGGTTATGGGCCTGCTTGTTTCCGGGGGGAAAGTACTCTCACCCTTGCGACAGGGTGGGCGGGTCCATCACGGCGTGTTCTTTGTGCGCGGGCGCAAAGCCTATTTGAAGCATCGGTCCAACGTCAATCCCGCGGCGATGGACGAGGCCTTCCAAGCCGGCCCCTGGCTCGTAACCGACGGTAAGCCGCGCCTGCGTTTTCGCAACGCCGACGTGGTCACTCGGCGTTCCGTGCTCGGCGTCGATGCCAAGGGACGTGTCGTGTTCGCGGCGACCGATGCGATTCTCGGCGGGCTGACCTTGCCCGAATTGGCCGGGCTCCTGGGCGGCCCCGAACCCGAGGGGCTGGAAATGTGGAGGGTTATCAATTGCGACGGCGGCACCAGCACGCAAATGATGCTGCGCCATCGTCGCAAAAGCCTGACGATTCGCTCCAGCATTCACGTTCCGGTCTACCTCGGCGTATTCCCGCGGAAAAAGAAAACTGAATGA
- the infC gene encoding translation initiation factor IF-3 translates to MRSAGRGAQEGSSIIRRRPRRGIPVRTEPAHRINERIRHSQVLVIDDEGETLGVMDPRDGIEIALEKGLDLVEVAPNGKPPVCKIMDYGRFKYQQEKKAQESKKHATVIQLKEIKMRPKTGEHDYQFKLKKIRQFLEKGMKVKATIMFRGREVVHSGLGRSILLRIAEDVTDVGEVERAPKMEGRNMFLILASKQK, encoded by the coding sequence TTGAGGTCGGCCGGGAGGGGGGCACAAGAAGGGAGTTCGATCATACGCAGACGACCACGTAGAGGGATTCCGGTTCGGACCGAGCCGGCCCACCGTATCAACGAACGAATTCGTCACAGCCAGGTTCTCGTCATCGATGACGAAGGCGAAACATTGGGCGTGATGGATCCGCGTGACGGTATCGAGATTGCTCTGGAAAAGGGCTTGGACCTGGTGGAAGTAGCGCCAAACGGCAAACCGCCCGTATGCAAAATCATGGATTACGGCCGGTTCAAGTACCAGCAGGAGAAAAAAGCCCAAGAATCCAAAAAGCACGCGACTGTCATACAGTTGAAAGAAATCAAAATGCGCCCAAAAACCGGCGAACACGATTATCAGTTCAAGCTGAAGAAAATTCGCCAGTTTTTGGAAAAAGGAATGAAAGTCAAAGCAACGATCATGTTCCGTGGCCGCGAAGTAGTCCACTCCGGACTGGGTCGCTCGATTCTGTTACGCATCGCCGAGGACGTCACCGATGTGGGCGAGGTGGAGCGTGCCCCCAAGATGGAAGGCCGGAACATGTTTCTGATCCTCGCTTCGAAACAGAAGTAG
- the rpmI gene encoding 50S ribosomal protein L35, whose amino-acid sequence MPKMKTNRGAAKRFKVTGSGRIKRGHSHRSHILTKKSTKRKRKLRQNSEIDKADVKNVRKMLNI is encoded by the coding sequence ATGCCGAAAATGAAAACCAACCGGGGAGCGGCGAAGCGATTCAAAGTCACTGGTTCCGGGCGGATCAAGCGGGGGCACAGCCACCGCAGTCATATCTTGACTAAGAAGTCGACCAAGCGGAAACGCAAGCTGCGTCAAAACAGCGAAATCGACAAAGCGGATGTCAAGAACGTGCGCAAGATGCTCAACATCTAA
- the rplT gene encoding 50S ribosomal protein L20 yields MPRVKGGYKTHRRHKKVLAQAKGFKQGRRKLFKTAKESVFRSLAYQYRDRRTKKRDFRRLWIVRINAAAHEHGMSYSRLIHCMKQAGIEIDRKVLSDMAVHDPEAFGKVVELAKAQA; encoded by the coding sequence ATGCCACGCGTAAAAGGTGGGTACAAAACTCACCGCCGTCATAAAAAAGTCCTTGCGCAGGCCAAAGGCTTCAAGCAAGGACGCCGCAAGTTGTTCAAAACGGCCAAGGAATCGGTCTTTCGTTCCTTGGCGTATCAATACCGCGATCGCCGGACCAAGAAACGGGACTTCCGGCGCTTGTGGATCGTGCGGATCAACGCCGCCGCCCATGAGCACGGTATGTCCTATTCGCGCTTGATCCATTGCATGAAGCAAGCGGGAATCGAAATCGACCGCAAGGTCCTTTCCGATATGGCCGTGCATGATCCCGAAGCCTTCGGCAAGGTCGTCGAACTGGCCAAGGCGCAAGCCTAA
- the pheS gene encoding phenylalanine--tRNA ligase subunit alpha gives MQKQIKQIQDQALTDIAAANDPDDLDGIRVSVLGKKGSLTQILRGMKDLSAEERPLVGKLVNLAKAAIEKALDEGKTRLVQQTRADAAKTERVDISLPGRRPLRGSLHPLTQTLEEIVHIFERMGFIWEDGPEVEKPWYNFDALNFPPDHPARDEHDTLFINNDLLLRTHTSPVQIRVMQRHQPPVRILAPGWVFRSDSIDATHSPMFSQVEGLLVDKHVSFADLKGMLDHFAKEFFGPKTRTRFRASFFPFTEPSAEVDVSCWGCGGSGEQKNGTCSVCKGTGWVELLGAGMVDPAVYEAVGYDPEEVTGWAFGIGIERVAMARYDIDNIRLLFEGDLRFLRQFP, from the coding sequence ATGCAAAAACAAATCAAACAGATTCAAGACCAGGCGTTGACCGACATCGCCGCGGCAAACGATCCCGATGATCTCGACGGTATTCGCGTATCGGTGCTGGGTAAAAAAGGCTCGCTGACCCAAATCCTCCGAGGCATGAAAGACCTCTCGGCGGAAGAACGACCCCTCGTTGGAAAACTCGTCAACCTCGCGAAAGCCGCGATTGAAAAGGCCCTGGATGAAGGCAAAACGCGCCTCGTGCAACAAACTCGCGCCGATGCGGCGAAAACCGAGCGCGTGGATATCAGCCTACCCGGGCGGCGACCGCTGCGCGGCAGCCTGCACCCGCTGACCCAAACCCTCGAGGAAATCGTACACATTTTCGAACGCATGGGCTTCATTTGGGAAGACGGCCCGGAAGTCGAAAAACCCTGGTACAATTTCGATGCGCTCAACTTTCCGCCCGATCACCCGGCGCGTGACGAACACGATACGCTGTTCATCAACAACGACCTGTTGTTGCGCACCCACACGAGCCCGGTGCAAATCCGCGTCATGCAACGACATCAGCCACCGGTGCGGATTCTCGCTCCCGGCTGGGTGTTTCGGTCCGACAGCATCGACGCCACACACTCGCCGATGTTCTCCCAAGTGGAAGGGCTGCTCGTCGACAAACACGTCTCCTTTGCCGACCTCAAGGGCATGCTCGACCACTTCGCCAAGGAATTTTTCGGTCCCAAGACGCGCACGCGTTTTCGCGCCAGCTTCTTCCCCTTTACCGAGCCGTCCGCAGAAGTGGACGTGTCCTGTTGGGGTTGCGGCGGCAGCGGCGAGCAAAAGAACGGCACCTGCTCGGTCTGCAAGGGCACGGGCTGGGTCGAATTGCTCGGCGCCGGCATGGTCGACCCGGCGGTGTACGAAGCGGTCGGCTACGACCCGGAAGAAGTGACCGGTTGGGCCTTCGGCATCGGCATCGAGCGCGTCGCCATGGCGCGCTACGACATCGATAATATTCGCCTCCTGTTCGAGGGGGATTTGCGGTTCTTGAGGCAGTTCCCATGA
- the pheT gene encoding phenylalanine--tRNA ligase subunit beta, producing the protein MIVTYRWLQDYVDFDTPIAELSHRLTMAGFEVEEVRKIGGDYDNVVTALIEKVEPHPDADRLTVCTVFDGQERFQVVCGASNTEAGRIGVLARVGAKLPGGKLKKGKIRGVESFGMLCARDELGISDDHTGIWLLPEGTPLGLEPLAAQGLDDWAMELGVTPNRPDALSVIGVAREVAALVGKPLKKTDLEIEPEGGAIDEYMTIEIEAPDKCPRYCGMLVKGVKIAPSPPWMVHRLEAAGVRAINNIVDITNFVLLEYGQPLHAFDYSFLSDRRIVVRCAKDGETITTLDEQVRPLDGDDLLICDGVKPVALAGIMGGLNSLVSDDTVDVFIESAYFEPTGIRRTSRKLELSSESSYRFERGTGVENTVLGAHRAARLMAELAGGTLVPGFIDAYPKTIPRRQVAMRPAKVNALLGIDLDAAQMITHLESIELRVVDTSPDRLVVEVPSFRPDLEREVDLAEEIARLHGYENIPLTIHMGVDAENRPWALRDFLRDLRRELAGMGLSETISLAFVAPEALAAVGAPEGIRLANPLSEDFAVLRTSLLPSLLGAVATNQARRLSDIRIFEARRVYLPQADDDMPTEPHHLGLLVAGSRQDSFWTGESPHVDFYDLKGLVERLLTHFGLRNVTWRVPADAGPFLPGVCAEMLIGENSAGRIGKLRTESLEIFGIEGEVFAGELNLDMIAAQADREIKYQKLSKFPAMFRDIAVLADEEASVDRMLAAIREIDTRRITRLHVFDVYKGKGIPPGKKSVAFSMWFQDLAKNLSDKDADKLTKKILRALKEGLGATLRE; encoded by the coding sequence ATGATTGTTACTTATCGTTGGCTGCAGGATTACGTCGATTTCGATACACCCATCGCAGAGTTATCCCATCGCCTGACCATGGCCGGTTTCGAAGTCGAAGAAGTGCGGAAAATCGGCGGCGACTACGACAACGTCGTCACCGCGCTGATTGAAAAAGTCGAACCGCACCCGGACGCGGATCGCCTGACGGTGTGCACGGTCTTTGACGGTCAAGAGCGATTTCAGGTCGTCTGCGGCGCGTCAAACACCGAAGCCGGGCGCATCGGCGTGTTGGCCCGGGTCGGTGCGAAACTGCCGGGCGGCAAACTCAAAAAAGGAAAAATTCGCGGCGTGGAGAGCTTCGGCATGCTGTGCGCCCGCGACGAACTGGGAATCAGCGACGACCACACCGGCATCTGGCTGTTGCCCGAAGGTACGCCTCTCGGGTTGGAGCCGCTTGCGGCGCAGGGTCTCGATGACTGGGCAATGGAACTGGGCGTGACACCTAACCGACCCGATGCGCTAAGCGTCATCGGCGTGGCGCGGGAAGTCGCGGCGCTGGTCGGTAAGCCGTTGAAAAAAACGGATCTCGAAATCGAGCCGGAGGGCGGCGCGATCGATGAGTACATGACCATCGAAATCGAGGCGCCGGACAAGTGCCCGCGATACTGCGGCATGCTGGTAAAAGGCGTGAAGATTGCGCCTTCACCGCCGTGGATGGTCCACCGTCTCGAAGCCGCCGGCGTGCGGGCCATCAACAACATTGTCGATATTACCAACTTCGTGCTGCTGGAGTACGGCCAGCCGTTGCATGCCTTTGACTACTCCTTCTTGAGCGATCGGCGCATCGTGGTGCGCTGCGCGAAAGACGGCGAAACGATTACCACGCTCGACGAACAGGTGCGGCCGCTGGATGGCGACGACCTGCTGATTTGCGACGGCGTCAAACCAGTCGCGCTGGCCGGGATCATGGGCGGTCTCAACAGCCTCGTGTCCGATGATACGGTCGACGTATTCATCGAATCGGCGTACTTCGAACCGACCGGCATTCGCCGCACCAGCCGCAAGCTCGAACTTTCTTCCGAGTCGAGCTACCGCTTCGAACGCGGCACCGGCGTGGAGAATACCGTGCTGGGCGCCCACCGCGCGGCGCGACTTATGGCGGAACTGGCCGGCGGCACCCTCGTGCCCGGCTTTATCGACGCCTATCCGAAAACGATTCCACGGCGACAAGTCGCCATGCGGCCCGCCAAGGTCAACGCCCTGTTGGGAATTGATCTGGACGCCGCGCAAATGATCACGCACTTGGAGTCCATCGAGTTACGGGTTGTCGACACTTCGCCCGACCGGCTTGTTGTGGAGGTGCCGAGTTTCCGACCCGACTTGGAGCGCGAAGTCGATCTCGCCGAGGAGATCGCTCGCTTGCACGGGTACGAAAACATTCCGCTGACGATTCACATGGGTGTCGACGCCGAGAATCGTCCGTGGGCGCTGCGCGACTTTCTGCGCGATCTGCGACGTGAACTGGCCGGGATGGGGCTCAGTGAAACCATCTCGCTGGCCTTCGTTGCGCCCGAGGCTCTGGCCGCCGTGGGCGCACCGGAAGGCATTCGGCTTGCCAATCCACTTAGTGAGGACTTCGCCGTACTACGCACCTCGTTGCTGCCAAGCTTGCTGGGCGCGGTCGCGACCAACCAGGCGCGCCGCCTCAGCGACATCCGAATTTTCGAAGCCCGGCGGGTGTATCTGCCGCAAGCCGACGACGACATGCCGACCGAGCCGCACCACTTGGGCCTCTTGGTGGCCGGTAGCCGACAGGATTCCTTCTGGACGGGTGAATCACCGCATGTCGACTTCTACGACCTCAAGGGCCTTGTAGAGCGCCTGCTGACGCATTTCGGGCTGCGTAACGTAACCTGGCGGGTGCCGGCCGACGCCGGTCCTTTCTTGCCGGGCGTTTGCGCGGAGATGCTGATCGGTGAGAACAGCGCCGGCCGTATCGGCAAGCTGCGGACCGAATCCTTGGAAATCTTCGGAATCGAAGGGGAGGTCTTTGCGGGCGAACTTAATTTGGATATGATAGCCGCTCAGGCGGATAGAGAAATCAAGTATCAGAAGTTGAGCAAGTTTCCGGCGATGTTCCGGGATATTGCTGTGTTGGCCGACGAAGAAGCGTCCGTTGACCGCATGCTCGCCGCGATTCGTGAGATTGATACTCGCCGGATCACGCGCCTGCACGTGTTTGACGTGTACAAAGGCAAGGGGATCCCACCGGGGAAGAAAAGCGTTGCCTTCTCCATGTGGTTTCAGGATCTGGCGAAGAACCTGTCGGACAAAGATGCCGACAAGCTCACGAAGAAAATCTTACGAGCGTTGAAAGAGGGTTTAGGCGCAACCCTAAGGGAATAG
- a CDS encoding integration host factor subunit alpha, whose protein sequence is MTKADLVNAIYERVGFSKKESARIVELVFDIIKETLSEGEKIKISGFGNFVVREKRSRIGRNPQTGEEIEISARRVLTFKPSQVLRNALKDV, encoded by the coding sequence ATGACGAAAGCGGATTTGGTGAATGCAATCTACGAACGCGTGGGCTTCTCGAAGAAGGAATCTGCACGTATTGTTGAGTTGGTCTTCGATATCATCAAAGAAACTTTGTCAGAGGGCGAGAAGATCAAAATTTCCGGATTCGGCAATTTTGTGGTTCGGGAAAAACGTTCGCGCATTGGCCGCAACCCGCAAACCGGTGAGGAAATCGAAATTTCCGCCCGGCGGGTTTTGACGTTTAAACCGAGCCAGGTGCTGCGGAACGCGCTCAAGGACGTATAG
- a CDS encoding MerR family transcriptional regulator, giving the protein MAVDESREIPKKLYFKIGEVSEITGVKPYVLRYWETEFNIVRPSKTRTNQRLYRRKEVELILEIKRLLYEEKFTIAGAKKVLMERSRKRADKGHQQLTMSFNREEYVEILKKIKRDILEIKKSVESYL; this is encoded by the coding sequence ATGGCGGTTGATGAATCCCGCGAGATCCCAAAAAAGCTGTACTTTAAGATTGGTGAAGTCAGCGAAATCACCGGTGTGAAGCCCTATGTACTCCGGTATTGGGAAACGGAATTCAACATCGTTCGGCCGTCCAAGACGCGCACCAACCAACGCCTGTATCGCCGTAAGGAAGTCGAACTCATCCTCGAGATCAAGCGCTTGCTGTACGAGGAAAAGTTTACGATCGCCGGCGCCAAAAAGGTGTTGATGGAGCGCAGCCGTAAACGGGCCGACAAAGGACACCAGCAGCTCACCATGAGTTTCAACCGAGAAGAGTACGTCGAGATTCTCAAAAAAATTAAAAGAGATATCCTCGAGATCAAAAAATCGGTTGAATCCTATTTGTGA
- a CDS encoding outer membrane protein transport protein, whose translation MKSLVRFSIALALTLVLVPAAFATNGMEATASGARAAGMGGVDIAIATDATAMNTNPAGLTQLLGHRIDFGTALLIPIVHFKNDLNDKDGVVNIFPMPMIAYGYRFQNVPIALGLGVFTQGGMGAEFKLDHAIAGQDADYFSTLGYMKLAPTIAYQPHEMVSLGGAFNLGWAQMGMKMPFAVHPSIMTGRAMRGGSEVSFGSLFENMLGYDELTAMAELENANAFGFGGKLGILITPHEVVSLGLAYTFQTTLTFHGDAKMDMQGQFDDALPKMVDAFQLMPSVDTPQQAEQAVMEFFQENGVDPERGYAANYDAEVEFAWPRKLAFGVAVRPLEQLLMGVDVTWINWSATMEKFKMTLSNGDNDNINKMIGGDKVVAEIPLKWEDQLVFAFGTQYEFLPGAFARVGYNYGKNPVPDDTVFAVFPAIVEHHITLGGGYNVKDFFEVNAAYEYAVSNTQTASSDHQIAAEYDNSESTLGEHLAHVMFSFAF comes from the coding sequence ATGAAGTCACTTGTTCGCTTTAGCATCGCGCTTGCTTTGACGCTGGTTTTGGTGCCGGCGGCGTTCGCCACAAATGGAATGGAGGCCACTGCGAGCGGCGCGCGGGCCGCAGGCATGGGCGGCGTCGATATCGCGATTGCGACCGACGCCACGGCGATGAACACGAACCCGGCCGGTTTGACCCAATTACTCGGCCACCGCATCGATTTCGGGACAGCCCTCTTGATTCCCATCGTGCACTTCAAGAACGACCTGAATGACAAGGACGGCGTAGTCAACATCTTTCCGATGCCGATGATTGCGTACGGCTACCGTTTTCAGAACGTGCCGATTGCCTTGGGCCTGGGTGTATTCACGCAAGGCGGCATGGGCGCGGAGTTCAAACTCGATCACGCGATCGCGGGCCAGGATGCGGATTATTTTTCCACCCTTGGCTACATGAAACTGGCGCCGACGATCGCCTACCAGCCGCACGAGATGGTTTCGCTGGGCGGCGCGTTCAATCTCGGGTGGGCCCAAATGGGGATGAAAATGCCCTTTGCGGTGCATCCTTCGATCATGACCGGCCGGGCGATGCGTGGCGGTTCGGAGGTTTCGTTCGGTTCCTTATTCGAGAACATGCTCGGGTACGACGAACTGACCGCGATGGCTGAGTTGGAAAACGCCAACGCGTTTGGTTTCGGCGGGAAGCTCGGCATTCTGATCACGCCGCACGAGGTCGTGTCCCTCGGATTAGCCTACACGTTCCAGACCACGCTGACTTTCCACGGCGACGCGAAAATGGACATGCAAGGTCAGTTCGACGACGCATTGCCCAAGATGGTCGACGCGTTCCAACTCATGCCGTCGGTCGACACGCCGCAGCAAGCTGAGCAAGCCGTCATGGAGTTTTTCCAGGAAAACGGTGTGGATCCCGAGCGCGGTTACGCAGCCAACTACGACGCGGAAGTCGAATTCGCTTGGCCGCGGAAGCTGGCGTTCGGCGTCGCAGTGCGGCCGCTCGAACAACTGCTGATGGGTGTCGACGTAACCTGGATTAACTGGTCGGCGACGATGGAAAAATTCAAGATGACGCTGTCCAACGGCGACAACGATAACATCAACAAGATGATCGGCGGCGACAAGGTCGTCGCGGAGATTCCGTTGAAATGGGAAGACCAACTCGTCTTCGCATTTGGCACGCAATACGAGTTTCTGCCCGGGGCGTTCGCCCGCGTCGGTTACAACTACGGCAAGAATCCCGTGCCGGACGACACGGTTTTCGCCGTTTTCCCGGCAATCGTCGAGCACCACATCACGCTGGGCGGCGGGTATAACGTCAAGGATTTCTTCGAAGTCAATGCGGCGTATGAGTACGCCGTTTCCAACACGCAGACGGCGTCGAGCGATCACCAGATCGCCGCCGAGTACGACAATAGCGAGTCGACGCTCGGCGAGCACTTGGCGCACGTCATGTTTTCCTTCGCCTTTTAA